The following proteins are encoded in a genomic region of Bdellovibrionales bacterium:
- a CDS encoding MAPEG family protein encodes MMFLIYPMTVMVFYIFAIGICTFRTRAKAVRSGKLKLGYYRTMDAVTYPPPEEVVKFSRHYDNMFELPMLFFVTCLVCMQFQINDTVVTLAGWGFVFSRFLHSYFHLGSNNVIRRAQAFGLGWLFVLIMWVMIFVSRVFVF; translated from the coding sequence TTTAATCTATCCAATGACAGTGATGGTTTTTTATATTTTTGCGATTGGTATTTGTACTTTTCGCACTCGCGCTAAAGCCGTACGAAGTGGAAAGCTTAAGTTGGGGTATTATCGAACTATGGATGCGGTGACTTATCCGCCTCCGGAAGAAGTGGTCAAATTCTCTCGACATTATGACAATATGTTTGAGCTGCCGATGTTATTCTTTGTGACGTGTTTGGTTTGTATGCAGTTTCAAATTAATGACACCGTTGTGACTCTTGCCGGTTGGGGATTTGTGTTTTCGAGATTTCTGCACAGCTACTTTCATCTGGGGTCAAATAACGTCATCCGTAGGGCCCAGGCGTTTGGCTTGGGCTGGCTTTTTGTTCTTATCATGTGGGTGATGATTTTTGTGAGCCGAGTGTTTGTGTTTTAA